From a region of the Acidimicrobiales bacterium genome:
- a CDS encoding HAD-IA family hydrolase, with translation MSASGAPAPAPVTAVLFDFGGVITDSPFDAFERYEREHGLPVGFIRQVNTTNHLDNAWARLERNEVQFDEFCDAFEAEAELAGGRIDARELFAMFTGALRPEMVEAVDRCRRHFTTGLLTNNFVTPLAASRPARFAEVLAMFDVIVESSVVGVRKPDERFYLLACELLDIEPGEAVFLDDLGVNLKPARALGMATIKVTDTERAIVELEGLVGIPLRRHSRPRR, from the coding sequence GTGAGCGCGTCGGGCGCACCCGCGCCGGCGCCCGTCACCGCCGTGCTGTTCGACTTCGGCGGCGTCATCACCGACAGCCCGTTCGATGCCTTCGAGCGTTACGAGCGGGAGCACGGCCTGCCGGTCGGGTTCATCCGGCAGGTGAACACCACCAACCACCTGGACAACGCATGGGCCCGCCTCGAGCGCAACGAGGTCCAGTTCGACGAGTTCTGCGACGCGTTCGAAGCCGAGGCCGAGCTCGCCGGTGGCCGCATCGACGCCCGCGAGCTCTTCGCCATGTTCACAGGGGCCCTGCGCCCCGAGATGGTGGAAGCGGTCGACCGGTGCCGGCGCCACTTCACGACGGGACTCCTCACCAACAACTTCGTGACGCCCCTGGCCGCGTCGCGCCCGGCGCGATTCGCCGAGGTGCTCGCCATGTTCGACGTGATCGTCGAATCCTCGGTCGTCGGGGTGAGGAAGCCCGATGAGCGCTTCTACCTGTTGGCGTGCGAGCTGCTGGACATCGAGCCCGGCGAGGCGGTGTTCCTCGACGACCTCGGCGTCAACCTGAAGCCCGCCCGGGCGCTCGGCATGGCCACCATCAAGGTCACCGACACCGAGCGTGCGATCGTGGAGCTCGAAGGCCTCGTCGGCATCCCCCTGCGCCGACATTCGCGGCCACGGCGGTGA